A section of the Pseudanabaena mucicola str. Chao 1806 genome encodes:
- a CDS encoding histidine phosphatase family protein produces MSLKLYLLRHGETSYSRTGGYCGELDPELTDNGKKMAQAFASAHKAIAWNAVFVSPMKRTIATAKPLCEAVNIEMQFRDGLKELRYGKWEGLTNESVKENYSDDYLHWLTEPAWNPPTGGETAVQLASRASLVIAEIQEQYPSGNVLVVSHKATIRVILCSLLGIDMGRYRDRIDVPAASLSIVQFGALGPMLKVLGDRSFMDDELRSLVGT; encoded by the coding sequence ATGAGCTTAAAATTATATCTACTCCGTCATGGTGAAACTTCCTATAGTCGCACTGGTGGCTATTGTGGTGAGCTTGATCCTGAACTAACCGATAATGGCAAAAAAATGGCTCAAGCCTTTGCGAGTGCTCACAAAGCGATCGCATGGAATGCCGTGTTTGTCAGTCCGATGAAACGGACGATCGCCACAGCTAAACCCCTATGCGAAGCAGTCAACATTGAAATGCAATTTCGCGATGGTTTAAAGGAATTGCGCTATGGCAAATGGGAAGGATTAACTAATGAGTCTGTCAAAGAGAACTATAGCGATGATTATCTTCATTGGTTAACCGAACCTGCATGGAATCCGCCTACAGGTGGCGAAACTGCCGTTCAGCTTGCGAGCCGTGCTTCTTTAGTAATTGCGGAAATTCAAGAGCAGTATCCATCGGGAAATGTATTAGTGGTTTCGCACAAAGCAACAATTCGCGTGATTCTTTGTAGCTTATTGGGAATTGATATGGGGCGATATCGCGATCGTATTGATGTCCCTGCCGCATCCTTGAGCATTGTCCAGTTTGGCGCATTAGGTCCAATGCTCAAAGTCCTAGGCGATCGGAGTTTTATGGATGATGAACTGCGATCGCTAGTTGGCACTTAA